In Schistocerca serialis cubense isolate TAMUIC-IGC-003099 chromosome 8, iqSchSeri2.2, whole genome shotgun sequence, one genomic interval encodes:
- the LOC126416968 gene encoding uncharacterized protein LOC126416968, translated as MDNVSGSSRIIVVNIGSKDGFLRNAQLFYKAGCATGDYHGQMNYENFSNWISNKVIPNLRPNCVIVIDNASYHNKERNKAPTRSSNKSEMIEWLLKYKVEADLTMRKTKLFDLIKQHKPEDKVFEINKILEAHGHTVLRLPPYNCDLNPIEMAWAKPKNFVRGRHILRDICMTKLLQLVKKREYWVKDGVMEDIIDAIVTNLESDDDDDEDDDDGNDSDNVDDDL; from the exons ATGGACAATGTTAGCGGAAGCAGTAGGATTATAGTGGTCAATATTGGATCAAAAGATGGGTTCTTACGCAACGCACAGTTGTTTTATAAAGCGGGATGTGCAACAGGAGACTACCATgggcaaatgaactacgaaaatttttctaattggatatcgAATAAAGTAATTCCGAATCTGCGAccgaactgtgttattgttatAGACAATGCTTCATATCACAATAAGGAGCGCAACAAAGCTCCAACTAGGTCCTCAAATAAAAGCGAAATGattgaatggttattaaaataTAAGGTGGAAGCTGatttgacaatgagaaaaacaaaattatttgatttaattaaacaacataagccggaagacaaggtatttgaaattaataaaatacttgaagctcatggacacactgtgctgcgacttccaccatacaactgcgacttaaatccaattgaaatggcgtgggcaaaGCCCAAGAATTTCGTCAGAGGAAGACATATTCTTCGAGATATTTGCATGACGaagttgctgcagttggtgaaaAAAAG AGAGTACTGGGTTAAGGATGGAGTTATGGAAGACATAATAGACGCTATAGTTACtaatttagaaagtgatgacgacgacgacgaggacgacgacgacggtaatgacagtgacaatgttgatgatgacCTCTAA